From Streptomyces sp. NBC_00690, a single genomic window includes:
- a CDS encoding GNAT family N-acetyltransferase encodes MGRRLVPLTLDNLSDLPRPCRACVFWELDPVRGDAAVRAGRSELEKESWISAVLLDWGSCGRVVYVDDVPAGFVLYAPPAYVPRSQAFPTSPVSADAVQLMTAWISPGYQGQGLGRVMVQTVVKDLLRRRFRGIEAFGDARWKEPACLLPADHLLAVGFKTVRPHPSYPRLRLELRTALSWKEDMELALDRLLGAVQKEPVLRPL; translated from the coding sequence ATGGGGCGTCGGCTTGTACCTCTCACATTGGACAATCTCTCGGACCTGCCCCGGCCTTGCCGGGCATGCGTCTTCTGGGAGCTCGACCCTGTCCGGGGAGACGCCGCAGTTCGAGCGGGGCGATCGGAGCTGGAGAAGGAGTCCTGGATCTCGGCGGTCCTGTTGGACTGGGGGTCCTGCGGCAGAGTGGTCTATGTGGACGATGTCCCTGCTGGGTTCGTTCTCTATGCGCCCCCTGCCTATGTTCCGCGATCCCAGGCATTTCCGACGAGCCCTGTTTCAGCGGATGCCGTGCAGCTGATGACCGCGTGGATCAGCCCCGGGTACCAAGGGCAGGGCTTGGGTCGTGTCATGGTGCAGACAGTCGTGAAGGATCTGCTGCGCAGAAGGTTCCGGGGGATAGAAGCATTCGGTGACGCCCGTTGGAAGGAACCTGCTTGTCTTCTACCAGCTGATCATCTTCTCGCAGTTGGCTTCAAGACCGTGCGGCCTCATCCCTCCTATCCACGGTTGAGGCTGGAGCTGCGGACTGCTCTCTCCTGGAAGGAAGACATGGAACTCGCGCTTGATCGATTGCTCGGCGCCGTTCAGAAGGAGCCGGTACTCAGACCGCTTTGA
- a CDS encoding ParB/RepB/Spo0J family partition protein has translation MSERRRGLGRGLGALIPAAPQEKQQASSSVSMGPVGAPQTPTTDRGVAAAKVTALAAVPEVMLPAQSSDRSSEQAESTGAYFAEVPIDAITPNPRQPREVFDEDALAELVTSIKEVGLLQPVVVRPLGPDRFELIMGERRWRACREAGLERIPTIVRDTDDEKLLLDALLENLHRAQLNPLEEAAAYDQLLKDFNCTHDQLADRIGRSRPQVSNTLRLLRLSAPVQRRVAAGVLSAGHARALLSVDDSAEQDRLAHRIVAEGLSVRAVEEIVTLLNSSSAATAKPKSPRAGTRVSPALGDLATRLSDRFETRVRVDLGQKKGKIVVEFASMEDLERILGTLAPGEGRVLEKSLDDEDSHDAS, from the coding sequence GTGAGCGAGCGACGTAGAGGGTTGGGGCGTGGGCTCGGTGCCTTGATCCCTGCCGCTCCCCAGGAGAAGCAGCAGGCGTCTTCCAGTGTGTCCATGGGGCCTGTTGGAGCGCCACAAACGCCCACCACTGACCGTGGGGTGGCAGCCGCAAAGGTGACGGCGCTGGCAGCCGTACCCGAAGTTATGCTGCCCGCACAGTCTTCGGATCGTTCATCCGAGCAGGCTGAGTCAACGGGTGCGTACTTCGCTGAAGTGCCGATCGACGCCATCACCCCCAACCCGCGGCAGCCCCGTGAAGTCTTCGACGAGGACGCCCTCGCCGAGCTCGTCACTTCCATCAAGGAAGTCGGACTTCTTCAGCCGGTTGTCGTACGGCCGCTGGGCCCGGATCGCTTTGAACTGATCATGGGCGAGCGTCGCTGGCGGGCCTGCCGTGAGGCCGGACTGGAGCGGATCCCCACCATCGTTCGGGATACGGACGATGAAAAGCTTCTGCTGGATGCTTTGCTGGAGAACCTGCACCGCGCTCAGCTGAATCCGCTGGAAGAGGCAGCCGCTTACGACCAGTTGCTCAAGGACTTCAACTGCACTCATGACCAGTTGGCGGACCGTATCGGCCGCTCTCGGCCTCAAGTCTCCAATACCCTTCGGTTGCTGAGGTTGTCGGCGCCCGTTCAGCGCAGGGTCGCTGCTGGTGTGCTCTCCGCCGGCCATGCGAGGGCTCTGCTCTCTGTGGATGATTCCGCGGAGCAGGACCGCTTGGCGCATCGGATCGTGGCCGAGGGTCTGTCAGTCCGAGCGGTTGAAGAGATCGTGACCCTCCTCAACTCCAGCTCTGCGGCAACGGCCAAGCCCAAGAGCCCCAGGGCCGGAACACGTGTGTCGCCTGCCCTGGGCGATCTAGCAACCCGCCTTTCGGACCGCTTTGAGACTCGGGTGAGAGTCGACCTCGGTCAGAAGAAGGGCAAGATCGTCGTGGAGTTCGCCTCGATGGAGGATCTGGAGCGCATCTTGGGCACCCTGGCGCCGGGGGAGGGCAGGGTTCTGGAGAAGAGTCTTGATGACGAGGACTCCCACGACGCGAGCTGA